In Saccharicrinis fermentans DSM 9555 = JCM 21142, a genomic segment contains:
- a CDS encoding helix-turn-helix domain-containing protein encodes MDNITFKNITEFNQAQNLPAPENPLFSIGSKILNADDIQNCVSSNKEMSYTNQFYIISLKNIVSGEIIYGRTKYDCNTGTLLFSAPNQTYTVKDIVVSSEAWFLAFDEDYIRGLDIQKRIKGYHFFNYNVNEALHLSPKEEQTIKSIFKNIESEYQNNQDEFSKEIILSHLDALLKYADRYYKRQFLNRKEINKALFTRFKEILDEYFDSIQLEENGIPTVEWLASKLGVSHRYMRDTIKAETGKTAVDQINLYLVEEAKNLLLAPNASISETAYKLGFEYPQYFSRLFKKKTGQSPKEYIENATMN; translated from the coding sequence CAGGCTCAGAATTTACCTGCGCCTGAAAATCCCCTTTTTAGTATAGGAAGTAAAATCTTAAATGCTGACGATATTCAGAATTGTGTTTCTTCGAACAAAGAAATGAGTTATACCAACCAATTTTACATCATCAGTCTTAAGAATATTGTTTCAGGTGAGATTATTTATGGAAGGACAAAGTATGATTGTAATACTGGAACCTTATTATTTTCTGCCCCAAACCAGACCTATACAGTAAAAGATATAGTTGTAAGTTCAGAAGCGTGGTTTTTAGCTTTTGACGAAGATTATATTCGTGGATTGGATATTCAAAAACGGATCAAAGGCTACCATTTCTTCAATTACAATGTAAATGAGGCTTTACACCTTTCTCCGAAAGAGGAACAAACTATAAAGTCAATTTTTAAAAATATTGAATCAGAATACCAAAACAACCAAGATGAGTTTAGCAAGGAAATAATTTTAAGCCATTTGGATGCCTTACTAAAATATGCCGACCGATACTATAAACGGCAGTTTCTGAATCGTAAAGAAATTAATAAGGCTCTTTTTACACGTTTCAAAGAAATACTTGACGAGTATTTTGATTCAATCCAGTTGGAGGAAAACGGAATACCAACAGTTGAATGGCTTGCTAGTAAGTTAGGTGTTAGTCATAGATATATGCGAGATACCATTAAAGCTGAAACAGGAAAAACAGCCGTAGACCAGATTAATTTGTATTTGGTAGAAGAAGCTAAAAATTTATTACTTGCTCCGAATGCTTCAATATCTGAAACAGCGTATAAATTAGGATTTGAATATCCACAATATTTTTCCCGATTGTTTAAGAAGAAAACAGGGCAAAGTCCGAAAGAATATATTGAGAATGCAACAATGAATTAA